One Setaria viridis chromosome 3, Setaria_viridis_v4.0, whole genome shotgun sequence DNA window includes the following coding sequences:
- the LOC117847741 gene encoding uncharacterized protein isoform X1, translating to MHTALPVHLASPVFTSPRSHLSRGLLPRGDCWASGAPLRQALRRRRAYTSELTKMSGNQPVGVDNTSRRKFDKEEYLERARQREQREKDEARKGKERGPLVQRQPLKHRDYEVDLESRLGKTQVVTPIAPLNQQAGYYCSVCECVVKDSANYLDHINGKKHQRALGMSMRVERASLEQVQKRFEALKKRKDPSTFTEQDLDERIMKQQQEEEERKRQRKEKKKEKKREQAAQHEPEDVDPDIAAMMGFGGFGSSKK from the exons ATGCACACAGCTCTTCCCGTTCACCTCGCCTCTCCCGTGTTCACCTCTCCCCGGTCTCACCTCTCTCGTGGCCTTCTTCCTCGCGGCGACTGCTGGGCGAGCGGCGCTCCCCTTCGCCAGgcccttcgccggcgacgagcataCACCAG TGAGCTGACCAAGATGTCTGGAAAT CAGCCAGTCGGCGTCGACAATACTTCTCGGAGGAAGTTTGACAAGGAAGAGTACTTGGAGCGAGCTCGACAGAGGGAGCAACGGGAGAAG GATGAAGCCCGGAAAGGCAAGG AAAGGGGCCCTCTTGTGCAAAGACAGCCTTTGAAGCACAGAGACTATGAAGTTGATCTTGAGTCTCGTCTGGGCAAGACTCAG GTGGTGACCCCAATTGCACCATTGAATCAGCAG GCTGGATACTACTGTTCCGTATGTGAATGTGTTGTCAAAGATTCGGCCAACTATTTGGATCATATAAATGGCAAGAAGC ATCAGAGAGCATTGGGCATGTCTATGCGTGTTGAAAGGGCATCACTCGAACAG GTTCAGAAAAGGTTTGAGGCACTTAAGAAGAGGAAGGACCCAAGCACCTTTACTGAACAAG ATTTGGATGAGAGAATAATGAAACAacagcaagaggaggaggagaggaaacgGCAacgcaaagaaaagaaaaaagagaagaaa AGAGAACAAGCAGCTCAACACGAGCCTGAGGATGTGGACCCAGACATTGCTGCCATGATGGGTTTCGGAGGGTTCGGTTCATCGAAGAAGTGA
- the LOC117847741 gene encoding uncharacterized protein isoform X4 — protein MSGNPVGVDNTSRRKFDKEEYLERARQREQREKDEARKGKERGPLVQRQPLKHRDYEVDLESRLGKTQVVTPIAPLNQQAGYYCSVCECVVKDSANYLDHINGKKHQRALGMSMRVERASLEQVQKRFEALKKRKDPSTFTEQDLDERIMKQQQEEEERKRQRKEKKKEKKREQAAQHEPEDVDPDIAAMMGFGGFGSSKK, from the exons ATGTCTGGAAAT CCAGTCGGCGTCGACAATACTTCTCGGAGGAAGTTTGACAAGGAAGAGTACTTGGAGCGAGCTCGACAGAGGGAGCAACGGGAGAAG GATGAAGCCCGGAAAGGCAAGG AAAGGGGCCCTCTTGTGCAAAGACAGCCTTTGAAGCACAGAGACTATGAAGTTGATCTTGAGTCTCGTCTGGGCAAGACTCAG GTGGTGACCCCAATTGCACCATTGAATCAGCAG GCTGGATACTACTGTTCCGTATGTGAATGTGTTGTCAAAGATTCGGCCAACTATTTGGATCATATAAATGGCAAGAAGC ATCAGAGAGCATTGGGCATGTCTATGCGTGTTGAAAGGGCATCACTCGAACAG GTTCAGAAAAGGTTTGAGGCACTTAAGAAGAGGAAGGACCCAAGCACCTTTACTGAACAAG ATTTGGATGAGAGAATAATGAAACAacagcaagaggaggaggagaggaaacgGCAacgcaaagaaaagaaaaaagagaagaaa AGAGAACAAGCAGCTCAACACGAGCCTGAGGATGTGGACCCAGACATTGCTGCCATGATGGGTTTCGGAGGGTTCGGTTCATCGAAGAAGTGA
- the LOC117847741 gene encoding uncharacterized protein isoform X3 — MSGNQPVGVDNTSRRKFDKEEYLERARQREQREKDEARKGKERGPLVQRQPLKHRDYEVDLESRLGKTQVVTPIAPLNQQAGYYCSVCECVVKDSANYLDHINGKKHQRALGMSMRVERASLEQVQKRFEALKKRKDPSTFTEQDLDERIMKQQQEEEERKRQRKEKKKEKKREQAAQHEPEDVDPDIAAMMGFGGFGSSKK; from the exons ATGTCTGGAAAT CAGCCAGTCGGCGTCGACAATACTTCTCGGAGGAAGTTTGACAAGGAAGAGTACTTGGAGCGAGCTCGACAGAGGGAGCAACGGGAGAAG GATGAAGCCCGGAAAGGCAAGG AAAGGGGCCCTCTTGTGCAAAGACAGCCTTTGAAGCACAGAGACTATGAAGTTGATCTTGAGTCTCGTCTGGGCAAGACTCAG GTGGTGACCCCAATTGCACCATTGAATCAGCAG GCTGGATACTACTGTTCCGTATGTGAATGTGTTGTCAAAGATTCGGCCAACTATTTGGATCATATAAATGGCAAGAAGC ATCAGAGAGCATTGGGCATGTCTATGCGTGTTGAAAGGGCATCACTCGAACAG GTTCAGAAAAGGTTTGAGGCACTTAAGAAGAGGAAGGACCCAAGCACCTTTACTGAACAAG ATTTGGATGAGAGAATAATGAAACAacagcaagaggaggaggagaggaaacgGCAacgcaaagaaaagaaaaaagagaagaaa AGAGAACAAGCAGCTCAACACGAGCCTGAGGATGTGGACCCAGACATTGCTGCCATGATGGGTTTCGGAGGGTTCGGTTCATCGAAGAAGTGA
- the LOC117846800 gene encoding uncharacterized protein, whose protein sequence is MAAAKIKSTTLSITHKCRNILAAGWEAHLNTIKADAKGSKEEIYTSRVHYMIQKGTPYLIVPENDMHNINIVIDERGSLAVCSPIRGRVVSLLKSLQKMPPRVAMTGDVLRLKDSKVPIIADSLKKAIMKEHEASSAASHGVSAILSSAGATCRSRSEGLLSLLNEESSYSIFKFDIGSCVYIDSSGSSHNIELDSFEPPKPDMLMPFSAKLIDGINRSDSRRRALILFCFEYFNVWARKAVMLSIDHHGFDVLAKVPERITLANVSQQYHWKEFRFTFKEPAKDAEGFCRTLVELEDEVLQSVKTYSGLG, encoded by the exons ATGGCTGCGGCGAAGATCAAATCCACCACGCTATCCATCACCCACAAGTGCCGG AACATCTTGGCTGCTGGTTGGGAAGCCCACCTGAACACTATCAAGGCCGACGCCAAGGGAAG CAAGGAGGAGATTTACACGTCGAGGGTGCACTACATGATCCAGAAGGGCACGCCCTACTTGATCGTCCCCGAGAATGACATGCACAACATT AACATTGTAATCGATGAGCGGGGTTCTCTTGCGGTGTGCAGTCCAATACGGGGTCGGGTTGTGAGCTTGCTGAAGTCACTCCAAAAG ATGCCTCCTCGTGTTGCTATGACCGGTGATGTTCTGCGCCTGAAAGACTCGAAG GTTCCAATTATTGCCGATAGCCTGAAGAAAGCTATTATGAAGGAACACGAAGCTTCTAGTGCAGCTAGTCATGGAGTGTCAGCAATATTGTCTTCTGCGGGTGCTACCTGCAGGTCACGAAGCGAGGGCCTCCTTAGTCTACTCAATGAGGAGAGCTCTTACAGCATCTTCAAATTTGACATTGG TTCATGTGTCTACATAGATTCCTCTGGGAGCAGCCATAATATTGAGTTAGACAGCTTCGAACCACCAAAACCAGATATGCTAA TGCCGTTCTCTGCAAAGCTTATTGATGGTATCAACCGAAGTGACTCAAGAAGGAGAGCACTAATACTTTTCTGTTTTGAGTATTTTAATGTGTGGGCAAGA AAAGCAGTCATGCTTTCCATTGACCACCATGGTTTTGATGTGCTCGCCAAAGTCCCTGAAAGAATCACGCTAGCTAATGTCTCTCAACAATACCACTGGAAAGAGTTCAGGTTCACATTCAAGGAACCAGCCAAGGATGCTGAGGGCTTCTGCCGCACACTGGTTGAGTTAGAGGACGAAGTTCTGCAGAGCGTGAAGACGTACAGCGGTTTAGGGTGA
- the LOC117847741 gene encoding uncharacterized protein isoform X2, with protein sequence MHTALPVHLASPVFTSPRSHLSRGLLPRGDCWASGAPLRQALRRRRAYTSELTKMSGNPVGVDNTSRRKFDKEEYLERARQREQREKDEARKGKERGPLVQRQPLKHRDYEVDLESRLGKTQVVTPIAPLNQQAGYYCSVCECVVKDSANYLDHINGKKHQRALGMSMRVERASLEQVQKRFEALKKRKDPSTFTEQDLDERIMKQQQEEEERKRQRKEKKKEKKREQAAQHEPEDVDPDIAAMMGFGGFGSSKK encoded by the exons ATGCACACAGCTCTTCCCGTTCACCTCGCCTCTCCCGTGTTCACCTCTCCCCGGTCTCACCTCTCTCGTGGCCTTCTTCCTCGCGGCGACTGCTGGGCGAGCGGCGCTCCCCTTCGCCAGgcccttcgccggcgacgagcataCACCAG TGAGCTGACCAAGATGTCTGGAAAT CCAGTCGGCGTCGACAATACTTCTCGGAGGAAGTTTGACAAGGAAGAGTACTTGGAGCGAGCTCGACAGAGGGAGCAACGGGAGAAG GATGAAGCCCGGAAAGGCAAGG AAAGGGGCCCTCTTGTGCAAAGACAGCCTTTGAAGCACAGAGACTATGAAGTTGATCTTGAGTCTCGTCTGGGCAAGACTCAG GTGGTGACCCCAATTGCACCATTGAATCAGCAG GCTGGATACTACTGTTCCGTATGTGAATGTGTTGTCAAAGATTCGGCCAACTATTTGGATCATATAAATGGCAAGAAGC ATCAGAGAGCATTGGGCATGTCTATGCGTGTTGAAAGGGCATCACTCGAACAG GTTCAGAAAAGGTTTGAGGCACTTAAGAAGAGGAAGGACCCAAGCACCTTTACTGAACAAG ATTTGGATGAGAGAATAATGAAACAacagcaagaggaggaggagaggaaacgGCAacgcaaagaaaagaaaaaagagaagaaa AGAGAACAAGCAGCTCAACACGAGCCTGAGGATGTGGACCCAGACATTGCTGCCATGATGGGTTTCGGAGGGTTCGGTTCATCGAAGAAGTGA